From Bacteroidales bacterium:
TCCGAAATGAAAGACCAATCAATAAAATCTAATGCATTAGGAATTTTTCTTTTGAATTTATCAAAGGTATTTGAAATTTGTTTTCTGGTTAATCCTAACGTTGCTCCGAAATCAATAAAATGATCGAGCTTAAATTTCCTTTTTTTGCCCTTAAGCATCAAGGCCATTTCTTCCGGGTCATCTTTCTCGGGTATAACCAGTCTTGTGGATAACAAATCATAGGCAGGTGTGAGACTGGTCAGTCCGTCTCTTCTATCTATTAGTGAAAAGTTTTTTAAATGCATGTCTGCATTTCCGGTTAAAAATGAAAAAAGGCTTATTTCGAAAAACGTCACCATATCCAGTAAAGGATTGGAAGAATACTTGTCAATAGCCTTTCCAACCTGTTCCATTGACCCCTTGTATTTGTCCTCTGTTAATCTTTCGGTTAGCTGGCACATGTCCTCCATGTGTAACTTTCCCACTTTATCGCGGTCAATTCTCCTGGACAGGTAAGCCAGTTCACCGGATTTAAGCCTTATAAGGGTATGTGGAACCACAGGAATACTGAAAACTTCAGCCAGGTGTATGGTCAGGTCCTCGTTCTCGGGTAATTCTGCGTACTTTTCTGCCGGTGGTTTTAAGATATATTCACCCCATAACCCAACTAAGGTAAGACGAGCCGGTTTGCTCCTTTCTCTATTCAGATGAAGGGATATTTTCGCTTGCACTCCGGGAACAGTGACACTTCTTTCTACAACCTGTTTCGCCAGGTCGTTCATTTCATCCAGGCCATACTCAAAGATTGGGGGTCTGGCAGATCCGAATATTTTTCGGCTGCAACTCCTGTGAAAATCGTCCTCCGATTCTTTATTTTCTTTATAGCAAAAAAGACATTGTTTCTTCATTCATCTTCCTTAACAGGTTCGACACTGACAGCTCCAATTGTATCCCGGCAGCAAGCAAGTAAAAGTCCCATTCGGTCTCTTTGATTGATTTTCCAGTGTTTTTCAGCTATGTTTAATAACCAGCCTTCAGGGATGAGTCCATCAAAAAAAGGGAAAAGAACATTCGAGGTGTAAG
This genomic window contains:
- a CDS encoding HipA domain-containing protein — translated: MKKQCLFCYKENKESEDDFHRSCSRKIFGSARPPIFEYGLDEMNDLAKQVVERSVTVPGVQAKISLHLNRERSKPARLTLVGLWGEYILKPPAEKYAELPENEDLTIHLAEVFSIPVVPHTLIRLKSGELAYLSRRIDRDKVGKLHMEDMCQLTERLTEDKYKGSMEQVGKAIDKYSSNPLLDMVTFFEISLFSFLTGNADMHLKNFSLIDRRDGLTSLTPAYDLLSTRLVIPEKDDPEEMALMLKGKKRKFKLDHFIDFGATLGLTRKQISNTFDKFKRKIPNALDFIDWSFISDNKKEEYKELLISRAERLKMKPAY
- a CDS encoding HipA N-terminal domain-containing protein, coding for MNRKAKIFWGNEHCGYLEETEEGYRFYYLEEYLQKPDAKPVSKTLPLQREAYTSNVLFPFFDGLIPEGWLLNIAEKHWKINQRDRMGLLLACCRDTIGAVSVEPVKEDE